Genomic window (Chitinophagaceae bacterium):
TGAAAATCCTGAACGCGATTGGAATTTATTGGTAAAAGAACTTTTTAAAGTTATAGAAGCGGCCGGAGGTTTAGTGAAAAACAGTAAAGATGAAATTCTTTTAATTTTTCGATTGGGCTGTTGGGATTTGCCTAAAGGGAAAATAGATCCGGGTGAAACTGACAGGGACGCTGCAATCCGGGAAGTAGAGGAAGAGACAGGGGCAAAGATTAAAAATTTAAAGCAGTTATTTGCTACAACTTATCATACATACAGACTCAATGGGGATTTAATTCTAAAAAAATCACTCTGGTACTTAATGGAAGCTGAAGACCTGGAGGAATTGATACCCCAAACTGCTGAAAATATTGATGTGGCTTGTTGGTGTCCTCCGGAAAAAATTCAGGAAAAGTATAATAATATGTACCCTTCGGTTAAAACAGTTTTGGAAAAATACTTTGATTAATGCAATAAATTGGATTTTTTCTTTGTTATTTTTTAAATAATAACTACTTTTGCATTTCAAAATTTAGTAAAAAGATGAGAAAAGAAATACATCCGGAAAATTACAGATTAGTTGTCTTCAAAGATATTTCTTGTGGAGAAGCTTTTTTATCACGTTCAACTGCTCCTTCGAGAGAAACAGTTACCTGGGAAGATGGAAATGAGTATCCATTGATTAAATTAGATATTTCTAATAAGTCGCACCCTTTTTATACCGGTAAGATGAAGTTTGTTGATACTGCCGGAAGAATTGAAAAATTCCAAAAGAAATATTCCAAGAAGTAATTCTTTCAAAATATTTATATCAAAGCCTCTTTTTTAAAAGGGGCTTTTTTTTTGCTGTTATTTTTTAAAAGAATACAAAGATTTCATTACTATTGAAACATAATTAAGAATGTTTATTTTAGCATGCTGAAAGAATGCATATTCGATATTAAAACCAATCTATGAAACAGCTTTTATTATTTGATGGAACTGAGAGAAAAAAGCTACTGCCCTTTACTTTTGCGCGTTCAGTATCAAGCATCAGAACCGGTATATATACCATAAAGGAAAAGTGGGAAAAAATCAGTAATGTGGAGGTTTTTACAAAAACAGAAGATTATCTGCAAAACAAATATCCATTAAATCTAAAAGGTGAGACTCTTTATATAAACGGCAGTATTTTACCCGATAAATCTCTCTGGGATTCAATTCAGCAACTGGATTTGTATGAGGGCATAATGATTAATAATGAAAAATTAATCTTCCTTACAGACAATCATGATTCAAATATTGAAAGCATTAAAAATTGGAAAAACTATACTTCTCCGGTTTTAAAAATTGAAAATTTATGGGATATTTTCGTGCTTAATGGAAAAGCCATTGAACAAGATATATCTTTATTTCATCAGAATTTCAGTGAAAATAATTTGCCCGGCGTTCAGCTAAGCGGAAAACATCCATTAATAGTAGAAGAGGGTGGAATTGTAAGAGCATTTTCCATTAATACAGAGGCGGGGCCGGTTTTTATAGGGAAAAATGCAGAAATAATGGAAGGTGCGCTTATTCGCGGTCCATTTGCCTTGCTAGAAAAGGCTGTTGTGAAAATGGGTGCAAAAATTTATGGAGCAACTACTGTGGGCCCGCATTCTAAAGTAGGGGGAGAGTTAAACAATGTGATAATACAGGCTTATTCAAATAAAGCACACGACGGGTTTTTAGGAAATTCCGTCATTGGAGAATGGTGTAATTTGGGTGCAGATACAAATTGTTCAAATTTGAAAAATAATTACGGAAACGTGAGTATATGGTCATATGAGGAGAAAAAAATGATTGATACAAAAATGCAGTTTTGCGGATTATTTATGGGAGACCATTCCAAATGCGGCATAAATACTATGTTCAATACCGGTACTGTTGTAGGTTTTTCGGCAAATATTTTTGGCGGAGGATTCCCGGAGAAGTTTTTACCCTCATATTCTTGGGGTGGAATAGGAGGATTTTCAGAGTATAATCCTGAAAAAGCCTTTGAAACCATGAAAATAGTTATGAGTAGAAGAAATATAAGCTTCACAGAATCAGATAAAGACATTTTTTTAAATATATTTGAGCAAACAAAAATAAATAGGAGCTAAATTAATTTTATGCGAAAAAAGATACTTGCGGCAAACTGGAAAATGAATTTGTTGAAAAAACAGGCAGTGAATTTCATAGAAGATTTTCTGAAAGATGAAAACAGCAATTTGATAAAAGGGGAAATAGTAATTTTTCCGGCTTTTCCATATATAGACTCATTGAGCAAACAATGCGCCGGTTCCGGGCTGAAAATCGGAGCTCAGAATATTGCTTCTTTTAAATCCGGTGCTTATACGGGAGAAGTTTCAGCAGAAATGTTAAAAGATTCAGGTGCTGAATATGTCTTAATCGGTCATTCAGAACGAAGATCTCTTTTTCATGAAAAAAGTGAAGATCTTATACAGAAGATTCAACAGGCAATTACAAACAATTTAAAAGTAATTTTTTGTTTTGGAGAACAAAAGGATGAAAGAGAAAAATCCGTACATTTCGATATAGTAGCCGAACAACTGAAATCAGTTTTGTCGAATTTTGAAGGTGAAGAAGTAGCTGATTTTGTATTGGCCTATGAGCCGGTTTGGGCTATAGGTACAGGATTGACAGCTTCTCCCGCGCAAGCCGGTGAAATGCATACTTTCATAAGAAAATGGCTGATGCAAACATATGGCAATGCAGTATCTGAAAATGTTTCTATACTTTATGGAGGAAGTTGCAAACCGGATAATGCTGAATCTTTATTTAGTCAAAAAGATGTAGACGGTGGTTTGATTGGCGGGGCTTCTTTAAAGGCAGAAAGCTTTATTGCTTTAAAAAATATTCTATTTCAAAAGAAGGAAGCATAATCCCTATATGAAATGAGAAAACCATCCTATATAGTTGTTTTTAAGCCTGT
Coding sequences:
- a CDS encoding glucose-1-phosphate thymidylyltransferase, encoding MKQLLLFDGTERKKLLPFTFARSVSSIRTGIYTIKEKWEKISNVEVFTKTEDYLQNKYPLNLKGETLYINGSILPDKSLWDSIQQLDLYEGIMINNEKLIFLTDNHDSNIESIKNWKNYTSPVLKIENLWDIFVLNGKAIEQDISLFHQNFSENNLPGVQLSGKHPLIVEEGGIVRAFSINTEAGPVFIGKNAEIMEGALIRGPFALLEKAVVKMGAKIYGATTVGPHSKVGGELNNVIIQAYSNKAHDGFLGNSVIGEWCNLGADTNCSNLKNNYGNVSIWSYEEKKMIDTKMQFCGLFMGDHSKCGINTMFNTGTVVGFSANIFGGGFPEKFLPSYSWGGIGGFSEYNPEKAFETMKIVMSRRNISFTESDKDIFLNIFEQTKINRS
- a CDS encoding NUDIX domain-containing protein; this translates as MQKYEIFHGHTRFVLCTEEIFRGLDAETNRQSSLFSMDKANAFFSTENNVVNDYVLISENPERDWNLLVKELFKVIEAAGGLVKNSKDEILLIFRLGCWDLPKGKIDPGETDRDAAIREVEEETGAKIKNLKQLFATTYHTYRLNGDLILKKSLWYLMEAEDLEELIPQTAENIDVACWCPPEKIQEKYNNMYPSVKTVLEKYFD
- a CDS encoding triose-phosphate isomerase, with the protein product MRKKILAANWKMNLLKKQAVNFIEDFLKDENSNLIKGEIVIFPAFPYIDSLSKQCAGSGLKIGAQNIASFKSGAYTGEVSAEMLKDSGAEYVLIGHSERRSLFHEKSEDLIQKIQQAITNNLKVIFCFGEQKDEREKSVHFDIVAEQLKSVLSNFEGEEVADFVLAYEPVWAIGTGLTASPAQAGEMHTFIRKWLMQTYGNAVSENVSILYGGSCKPDNAESLFSQKDVDGGLIGGASLKAESFIALKNILFQKKEA
- a CDS encoding type B 50S ribosomal protein L31, whose protein sequence is MRKEIHPENYRLVVFKDISCGEAFLSRSTAPSRETVTWEDGNEYPLIKLDISNKSHPFYTGKMKFVDTAGRIEKFQKKYSKK